In one Micromonospora polyrhachis genomic region, the following are encoded:
- a CDS encoding alpha/beta fold hydrolase, with translation MPSPLSARLRRALPRMTRRRVVTASVVTVLLAGAVVWAVWPESKSFGVRDQVITVRSGPAGDQPVDLDTRFFLPDGASAEHPVPAVLLAHGFGGTKETVRSDAEDLAELGYAVLTYTARGFGRSGGQIHLDNPDYEVRDASRLLDWLAARPDIRTDAAGDPRVGVVGSSYGGGLALMLAAQDPRVDAIVPMITWNDLPRAFLPESTGRSPVDGVFKKGWAGLFFGNGSSVGGPGIPGAGADSADQPGAGADSAGAPDSAGGPDSAGGSGQPGAPGIPGVASGGLDPACGRFAADVCAAYLEIAATGRATEASVELLRRSSPASVLDKIKAPTLLIQGTADTLFPLAEAEANARGIAANGTPVRVAWFTGGHDGGSGPDTDQDRLKLLTAQWLHHYVKGEGATPENSFTWSRIAGFDAMDRGLVATGYRTADYPGLGGQATTPVSVAGPPQRIANPAGGNPAAISSLPLAGAFSSLLDGVAGDLPGQHARFESEPLAEAVDVAGAPTVSIRAASPTGEAVLFVKLYDVDPNGPAALSNGLVAPVRLTGLPTDINAAQPVQVTLPAIVRRFEAGHRLRIVVATSDQGYATPNAPTVYSVALGGGPVTLPTVSGEPIPTTAALWRWVLVGLLAAIVVGLVGVVLVVRRRHRRHDTSVTAEYADTPLVVRQLRKEYADGFVAVSNVDFTVARGQVVGLLGPNGAGKTTTLRVLMGLTQPTAGEIYVFGHRLVPGSPVLSRIGALVEGPGFLPHLSGLENLRAYWRATGRPLADAHFDEALEIAGLGDSVHRKIRTYSHGMRQRLAIAQAMLGLPELLVLDEPTDGLDPPQIAEMRRVLKRYATDGRAVLVSSHLLAEVEQTCTHAVVVNKGTIVAAGPVEEIVGESPSVLFDVTDPAAARDVLDRLEGVRVLPDGDGGLVVDTNGTARSEVVAELVRAGVGVDRVVPRRRLEDAFLALVGENSRGSGDR, from the coding sequence ATGCCTTCCCCGCTGTCGGCGCGGCTTCGCCGTGCCCTGCCCCGGATGACCCGGCGTCGGGTCGTCACCGCCTCGGTGGTGACCGTCCTGCTCGCCGGGGCGGTCGTCTGGGCGGTGTGGCCCGAGAGTAAGAGCTTCGGCGTACGAGATCAGGTGATCACTGTGCGGTCTGGACCCGCCGGTGACCAGCCTGTCGATCTTGACACCCGGTTCTTCCTGCCGGATGGTGCCTCGGCCGAGCACCCCGTACCGGCGGTGTTGCTGGCGCACGGGTTCGGCGGGACGAAGGAGACGGTCCGCTCCGACGCGGAGGACCTGGCCGAGCTGGGGTACGCGGTGCTGACGTACACCGCGCGGGGGTTTGGCCGCAGCGGTGGGCAGATCCATCTGGACAACCCCGACTACGAGGTACGGGACGCGTCCCGGCTGCTCGACTGGCTGGCCGCCCGGCCGGACATCCGTACCGACGCTGCGGGTGACCCCCGGGTGGGTGTGGTCGGTAGCTCGTACGGCGGTGGTCTGGCCCTGATGCTCGCCGCGCAGGACCCCCGGGTCGACGCGATCGTCCCGATGATCACCTGGAACGACCTGCCGCGGGCGTTCCTGCCCGAGTCGACGGGCAGGTCCCCGGTCGACGGGGTGTTCAAGAAGGGCTGGGCGGGGCTGTTCTTCGGCAACGGCAGCAGCGTCGGCGGGCCGGGTATTCCGGGTGCCGGCGCGGACTCGGCTGACCAGCCCGGTGCCGGCGCCGACTCGGCGGGCGCACCGGATTCGGCTGGCGGACCGGACTCGGCGGGCGGCTCAGGCCAACCCGGCGCACCGGGAATCCCTGGTGTCGCGTCCGGCGGGCTCGACCCGGCGTGTGGCCGGTTCGCCGCCGACGTCTGCGCGGCGTACCTGGAGATCGCCGCCACCGGTCGGGCCACCGAGGCTTCGGTCGAGTTGCTGCGCCGGTCCAGCCCGGCCAGCGTGCTCGACAAGATCAAGGCCCCGACCCTGCTGATCCAGGGCACGGCGGACACCCTCTTTCCCCTGGCCGAGGCGGAGGCGAACGCCCGGGGCATCGCCGCCAACGGCACGCCGGTACGGGTCGCCTGGTTCACCGGTGGGCACGATGGCGGTTCTGGACCGGACACCGACCAGGACCGGCTCAAATTGCTCACCGCCCAGTGGCTCCACCACTACGTGAAGGGTGAAGGGGCCACCCCGGAGAACAGCTTCACCTGGTCGCGGATCGCCGGCTTCGACGCGATGGACCGGGGACTGGTGGCCACCGGCTACCGCACCGCCGACTATCCGGGCCTGGGCGGTCAGGCCACGACACCGGTGAGCGTGGCCGGTCCGCCGCAGCGGATCGCCAACCCGGCGGGTGGCAACCCGGCGGCCATCTCGTCGCTGCCGTTGGCCGGCGCGTTCTCCTCACTGCTCGACGGGGTCGCCGGTGACCTGCCCGGCCAGCACGCCCGGTTCGAGTCCGAGCCGTTGGCCGAGGCGGTGGACGTGGCCGGTGCGCCGACCGTGTCGATCCGGGCGGCGTCGCCGACCGGCGAGGCGGTGCTCTTCGTCAAGCTCTACGACGTCGACCCGAACGGCCCGGCAGCACTCTCCAACGGCCTGGTCGCCCCGGTACGCCTGACCGGCCTGCCCACCGACATCAACGCCGCCCAGCCGGTGCAGGTGACCCTGCCGGCGATCGTCCGCCGGTTCGAGGCCGGGCACCGGCTGCGGATCGTGGTCGCCACCTCCGACCAGGGCTACGCCACCCCGAACGCACCGACCGTCTACTCGGTGGCGCTCGGCGGTGGCCCGGTCACGCTGCCCACGGTCAGCGGAGAGCCGATCCCCACCACCGCCGCGCTGTGGCGCTGGGTCCTGGTCGGACTGCTTGCCGCGATCGTGGTCGGGCTCGTCGGGGTCGTCCTGGTGGTCCGCCGCCGGCACCGTCGCCACGACACCTCGGTGACCGCCGAGTACGCGGACACCCCGCTGGTCGTCCGGCAACTGCGCAAGGAGTACGCGGACGGCTTCGTCGCCGTATCCAACGTGGACTTCACGGTGGCACGGGGACAGGTGGTCGGCCTGCTCGGACCGAACGGTGCCGGCAAGACCACCACCCTGCGGGTACTGATGGGACTGACCCAACCGACAGCCGGGGAGATCTACGTCTTCGGGCATCGGCTGGTCCCCGGCTCCCCGGTGCTGTCCCGGATCGGGGCCCTGGTCGAGGGGCCCGGATTCCTGCCGCACCTGAGCGGCCTGGAGAACCTACGGGCGTACTGGCGGGCCACCGGACGACCGCTCGCCGACGCGCACTTCGACGAGGCGTTGGAGATCGCCGGCCTGGGCGACTCGGTCCACCGCAAGATCCGGACGTACAGCCACGGGATGCGGCAACGGCTCGCCATCGCGCAGGCCATGCTCGGTCTGCCCGAGCTACTGGTGCTCGACGAACCGACGGACGGCCTCGACCCACCACAGATCGCCGAGATGCGGCGGGTGCTCAAGCGGTACGCCACCGACGGCCGAGCGGTGCTGGTCTCCAGCCACCTGCTGGCCGAGGTGGAGCAGACCTGCACCCACGCCGTGGTGGTCAACAAGGGCACGATCGTCGCCGCCGGACCGGTCGAGGAGATCGTCGGTGAGTCGCCCAGCGTGCTGTTCGACGTCACCGACCCGGCCGCCGCGCGGGATGTGCTGGACCGGCTGGAAGGCGTACGGGTGCTGCCCGACGGGGACGGTGGGCTGGTGGTGGACACCAACGGCACCGCCCGCAGTGAGGTGGTGGCCGAACTCGTCCGGGCCGGGGTCGGAGTGGACCGGGTGGTGCCACGACGCCGCCTGGAGGACGCGTTCCTCGCCCTGGTCGGCGAGAACTCTCGGGGAAGCGGGGACCGCTGA
- a CDS encoding SDR family NAD(P)-dependent oxidoreductase: METDLKGRVAFVSGGSGAIGRAVAIGLAAEGAAVAVSWHSGQERAQEVVDTISQAGGHAIAVRLDQSDHSSGHTALDQVRQELGPVSVLVANAVQWPSRELGEIEGLTASLTTNTIGTAALIDAALPEMRAAGWGRIVIVSTDIVEQPMAGPLSYAVAKGGLETAARVLAVREARHGILTNVVRPGFTLTERALTTPFLGQKAVDSESAKTPTGRICTPEDVASAVLYLGSGANGHVNGQVLSVAGGRELVR; this comes from the coding sequence GTGGAGACAGACCTCAAGGGCAGGGTCGCGTTCGTCAGCGGCGGCTCGGGTGCGATCGGGCGAGCCGTCGCCATCGGCCTCGCCGCCGAAGGAGCGGCCGTCGCCGTGTCCTGGCACTCCGGCCAGGAACGGGCGCAGGAGGTGGTCGACACCATCTCGCAGGCTGGCGGCCACGCCATCGCGGTCCGCCTGGACCAGAGCGACCACTCGTCCGGGCACACCGCCCTCGACCAGGTACGACAGGAACTCGGCCCGGTGTCCGTACTGGTGGCCAACGCGGTGCAGTGGCCCTCCCGGGAACTCGGGGAGATCGAAGGGCTGACGGCATCACTGACCACCAACACCATCGGTACGGCGGCCCTGATCGACGCCGCGTTGCCCGAGATGCGTGCCGCTGGCTGGGGCCGGATCGTCATCGTCTCCACGGACATCGTGGAGCAGCCGATGGCCGGTCCGCTCAGCTACGCCGTCGCCAAGGGTGGGCTGGAGACGGCAGCCCGGGTGCTCGCGGTCCGGGAGGCGCGGCACGGCATCCTCACCAACGTCGTACGACCCGGGTTCACTCTCACCGAACGGGCTCTGACCACGCCCTTCCTCGGCCAGAAGGCGGTGGACAGCGAGTCGGCGAAGACACCCACCGGGCGGATCTGCACCCCGGAAGACGTCGCCTCGGCAGTGCTCTACCTCGGCTCCGGTGCCAACGGCCACGTCAACGGTCAGGTGCTCTCCGTCGCCGGCGGTCGGGAACTCGTCCGCTGA
- a CDS encoding putative quinol monooxygenase: MIFIAAKFRILPEYAEQWPQIADGFTQATRAEPGCLWFDWSRSVDDPTEYVLVEAFRDDAAGAAHVQSEHFKKAQQTLPPYLVETPRIVNTTVPQDDWSLLGEMAVPDRA, translated from the coding sequence GTGATCTTTATTGCCGCGAAGTTCCGGATCCTGCCCGAGTACGCGGAGCAGTGGCCGCAGATCGCCGACGGGTTCACCCAGGCGACCCGGGCCGAGCCGGGCTGCCTGTGGTTCGACTGGTCCCGCAGCGTCGACGACCCGACCGAGTACGTGCTGGTCGAGGCGTTCCGGGATGACGCGGCCGGCGCGGCGCACGTGCAGTCCGAGCACTTCAAGAAGGCGCAGCAGACCCTCCCGCCGTACCTGGTCGAGACGCCGCGCATCGTCAACACGACGGTTCCGCAGGACGACTGGTCGCTGCTCGGTGAGATGGCGGTGCCCGACCGGGCCTGA
- a CDS encoding MarR family winged helix-turn-helix transcriptional regulator, with the protein MDFAEVIATNKALVKVAKLYRGAQATLLAELGLHPGQDVVLWHLGQAPAGLLVNEIADRLGVEPPTVTRTLARLESGGWFTREPVPGDRRAVRIQLTEKGRAVVPQVEALWQKLADTATAGLDPDERGQLVSLLDRVRTNLATVPAEQG; encoded by the coding sequence ATGGACTTCGCCGAGGTCATCGCCACGAACAAGGCCCTCGTCAAGGTGGCCAAGCTCTATCGCGGGGCACAGGCCACACTGCTGGCAGAACTCGGTCTGCACCCCGGTCAGGACGTGGTGTTGTGGCACCTCGGCCAGGCACCGGCGGGGCTACTCGTCAACGAGATCGCCGACCGGCTCGGCGTCGAGCCGCCAACCGTCACCCGTACCCTGGCCCGACTTGAGTCCGGCGGCTGGTTCACCCGGGAACCGGTGCCCGGAGACCGACGGGCGGTGCGCATCCAGCTCACCGAGAAAGGGCGAGCAGTGGTCCCGCAGGTGGAGGCGCTGTGGCAGAAGCTGGCCGACACCGCCACCGCCGGACTCGACCCCGACGAGCGTGGACAGCTCGTCAGCCTGCTGGACCGGGTCAGGACCAACCTGGCCACCGTCCCTGCCGAGCAGGGCTGA
- a CDS encoding ABC transporter permease: MSTAAAKPSDRPGPANGSGPTDPLVAAGAAPGYRPSATLPIWAEFRRQASRRRTQLALAFMVLLPLIILIAFQFPQDDDDGRNGGGEFSSLVDLATAGGLNFTLFALFVSASFLLVVVVALFCGDTVASEASWGSLRYLLAVPVPRARLLAVKLVVALAYSGLALLLLAGTALLAGTLRYGWSPLQSTVAAQIPAGDGLLRLLAILGYLAVVLLTVAGLAFLLSVLTDAALGAVGGAVLLWILSSILNQIEALGVLREFLPTHYSNAWLGLLSTPMQTDDIVRGCISAICYATLFWSLAFWRFTRKDVVS; the protein is encoded by the coding sequence ATGTCAACTGCCGCAGCCAAGCCGTCCGACCGGCCTGGCCCGGCCAACGGGTCCGGCCCGACCGATCCACTGGTGGCGGCCGGGGCCGCACCCGGCTACCGCCCCTCGGCGACCCTGCCCATCTGGGCCGAGTTCCGCCGGCAGGCGTCGCGTCGTCGTACGCAGTTGGCGCTGGCCTTCATGGTCCTGCTGCCACTGATCATCCTGATCGCGTTCCAGTTCCCGCAGGACGACGACGATGGCCGTAACGGTGGTGGCGAGTTCAGCAGCCTGGTCGACCTGGCCACCGCCGGTGGGCTCAACTTCACCCTCTTCGCGCTCTTCGTCTCGGCGTCGTTCCTGCTGGTCGTGGTGGTCGCGTTGTTCTGCGGGGACACCGTGGCCAGCGAGGCGAGCTGGGGCAGTCTGCGCTATCTGCTGGCCGTACCGGTGCCCCGGGCCCGGCTGCTGGCGGTGAAGCTGGTGGTCGCGTTGGCGTACTCGGGGTTGGCCCTGCTGTTGCTGGCCGGCACCGCGTTGCTCGCCGGCACCTTGCGGTACGGCTGGTCGCCGTTGCAGAGCACGGTGGCGGCGCAGATCCCGGCGGGTGACGGCCTGCTGCGCCTGCTCGCGATCCTGGGCTACCTGGCGGTGGTGCTACTCACGGTCGCCGGCCTGGCGTTCCTGCTGTCGGTGCTGACCGATGCGGCGCTGGGCGCGGTCGGTGGGGCGGTGCTGCTGTGGATCCTCTCCAGCATCCTCAACCAGATCGAGGCGCTCGGGGTGCTACGGGAGTTCCTACCGACGCACTACAGCAATGCCTGGCTGGGACTGCTCTCGACCCCGATGCAGACCGACGACATCGTCCGGGGCTGTATCTCGGCGATCTGTTACGCCACGCTCTTCTGGTCGCTCGCCTTCTGGCGGTTCACCCGCAAGGACGTCGTCTCCTGA
- the thrC gene encoding threonine synthase — protein sequence MTSIIDATPTQPSTAANPARALVCRGCGAEYPLVAQHACYECFGPLEVGYDQAALARVTRADIEAGPQNLWRYAALLPAGQDPASRVTLDPGLTPLVAAPGLAAELGIRAPLWVKDDSANPTHSFKDRVVSVALTAARGLGFTRFACASTGNLANSVAAHAARAGVPSIVFIPGDLEQGKVVTTAVYGGDLVAIDGSYDDVNRLCSELVETDEFEDTAFVNVNVRPYYAEGSKTLGYEVAEQLGWRIPEQVVIPMASGELLTKIDKAFSELVEIGLVEAPANGWRVFGAQSAGCNPIAAALHAGTDVITPVRPTGIAKSLNIGDPAAGLYALEAVRRTGGWMEYADDDEIRDAIQLLARTTGVFAETAGGVTVAVLRKLVASGKLDPEAETVVYNTGEGLKTIDAVAGQVGPTYRVKPSLRAVRDVGLLG from the coding sequence ATGACGTCGATCATCGACGCGACCCCCACCCAGCCCAGCACCGCCGCCAACCCCGCGCGGGCCCTCGTCTGTCGCGGCTGCGGTGCGGAGTATCCCCTGGTCGCCCAGCACGCCTGCTACGAGTGCTTCGGTCCGCTGGAGGTCGGCTACGACCAGGCGGCGCTGGCCCGGGTCACCCGCGCCGACATCGAGGCCGGCCCACAGAACCTGTGGCGGTACGCCGCACTGCTGCCCGCCGGGCAGGACCCGGCCAGCCGGGTCACCCTCGATCCCGGCCTCACCCCGCTGGTCGCCGCCCCCGGACTCGCCGCCGAGCTGGGCATCCGAGCCCCCCTCTGGGTCAAGGACGACAGCGCCAATCCCACCCACTCGTTCAAGGACCGGGTGGTCTCGGTCGCGCTGACCGCCGCCCGAGGGCTCGGCTTCACCCGGTTCGCCTGCGCCTCCACCGGCAACCTGGCCAACTCGGTCGCCGCCCACGCGGCCCGCGCCGGCGTACCGTCGATCGTCTTCATCCCCGGTGACCTGGAACAGGGCAAGGTGGTGACCACCGCCGTGTACGGCGGTGACCTGGTCGCCATCGACGGGTCGTACGACGACGTCAACCGGCTCTGTAGCGAACTGGTGGAGACCGACGAGTTCGAGGACACCGCGTTCGTCAACGTCAACGTGCGGCCGTACTACGCCGAGGGTTCCAAGACCCTCGGGTACGAGGTGGCCGAGCAGCTCGGCTGGCGGATTCCCGAGCAGGTCGTCATCCCGATGGCCAGCGGCGAGCTGCTGACCAAGATCGACAAGGCGTTCAGCGAGTTGGTCGAGATCGGACTGGTCGAGGCACCGGCCAACGGCTGGCGGGTCTTCGGGGCCCAGTCGGCGGGCTGCAACCCGATCGCCGCCGCCCTGCACGCCGGCACCGACGTGATCACCCCGGTCCGGCCGACCGGCATCGCGAAGTCGCTCAACATCGGTGACCCAGCCGCCGGGCTGTACGCGTTGGAGGCGGTGCGCCGTACCGGCGGCTGGATGGAGTACGCCGACGACGACGAGATCCGCGACGCGATCCAGCTGCTGGCGCGTACGACGGGGGTGTTCGCCGAGACCGCGGGCGGTGTCACCGTGGCGGTGCTGCGCAAGCTGGTGGCGAGCGGCAAGCTCGACCCGGAGGCCGAGACGGTGGTCTACAACACCGGTGAAGGGCTCAAGACCATCGACGCGGTGGCGGGTCAGGTCGGCCCGACGTACCGGGTGAAGCCGTCGTTGCGGGCGGTGCGCGACGTCGGTCTGCTCGGCTGA